A window from Drosophila nasuta strain 15112-1781.00 chromosome 3, ASM2355853v1, whole genome shotgun sequence encodes these proteins:
- the LOC132788155 gene encoding uncharacterized protein LOC132788155, with translation MRTTIIIFGVLYLWIAFRLSHNEAIEFKFTNVICESYNESWFVIHKCRLKAVNRTVNTMNLNSTVLHPANHIGIQVQMFKKANGYKPWLFNFYLDVCRFVKSEYNLFAKIVFNLFKEFTNFNHSCPYMGPQIIDGFYLRWTFLPHAIPSGDYLLSLIWFFDKRPQFITKIYFTYIEDL, from the exons ATGCGCaccacaattattattttcggaGTTCTCTATCTATGGATAGCTTTCAGGCTATCCCACAAT gaagcaattgaatttaaattcacgAACGTAATTTGTGAGAGCTACAACGAGTCTTGGTTTGTTATACACAAATGTCGGCTAAAAGCTGTAAACCGAACTGTAAATACAATGAATCTGAACAGTACAGTTTTACACCCAGCCAACCATATTGGAATACAAGTccaaatgtttaaaaaagcGAATGGATACAAGCCTTGGCTCTTTAACTTTTATCTTGACGTGTGCCGATTTGTCAAGTCAGAGTACAATCTATTTgcgaaaattgttttcaatctgTTTAAGGAATTTACCAACTTTAATCACTCGTGTCCTTATATG GGTCCTCAAATAATCGATGGATTTTACCTAAGATGGACGTTTCTGCCGCATGCTATCCCATCTGGCGATTACTTATTATCGCTTATATGGTTTTTTGATAAACGACCACAatttataactaaaatatatttcacttaTATAGAGgatttgtaa
- the LOC132792601 gene encoding serine protease inhibitor 42Dd, producing the protein MNNHHWLSFLLLQLLPLLCVANTIKERNLFATELFQTLATDRQDENVIISPISVQLALGLAYYGAEGKTASELQKTLHASAQESKDGLAESYHRLLHSYIKSKTVLEIANKVYTRENLKVAPHFRDVAEKYFDSEVESMNFEQESQAVQRINDWVKHKTQEKIEHVVDKLEPDTNVALINAIYFKARWARPFNDDDTKDRDFWLSEDKAVQVPTMFADNWYYYADYPELDAKAIELFFENINLTMWFILPNKRSGLQQLEQQLKGVDFKLLEERWQWQSVAVYLPKFKFEFDTDLKPTLNKLGINAMFSAGADFSNIFEESPIGTRITKLQHKTFIDVNEIGCEAAGISYAAGVPMSLPLDPKTFVADHPFVFIIRDQHAVYFTGHIVKF; encoded by the exons ATGAACAACCACCACTGGCTGAGCT ttctgctgctgcagctgctgccactgctctGTGTGGCAAACACCATCAAGGAACGCAATTTGTTTGCCACCGAACTCTTTCAGACCCTGGCCACCGATCGTCAGGATGAGAATGTGATCATCTCGCCCATATCCGTGCAACTCGCCCTGGGTCTCGCCTACTACGGCGCCGAGGGTAAGACGGCCTCCGAGTTGCAGAAGACGTTGCATGCCTCGGCGCAGGAGAGCAAAGATGGGCTGGCCGAGAGCTACCATCGACTGCTGCATTCATATATCAAATCGAAGACGGTGCTGGAGATCGCCAACAAAGTGTACACACGCGAGAATCTCAAGGTGGCGCCACACTTTCGCGATGTGGCCGAAAAGTACTTTGACTCCGAGGTGGAGAGCATGAACTTTGAGCAGGAATCGCAGGCGGTGCAACGCATCAATGACTGGGTGAAACACAAGACGCAGGAAAAGATCGAGCATGTGGTCGACAAGTTGGAGCCCGATACGAATGTGGCACTCATCAATGCCATCTACTTTAAGGCACGCTGGGCACGTCCTTTCAATGACGATGACACCAAGGATCGCGACTTCTGGTTGAGTGAGGATAAAGCTGTGCAGGTGCCCACAATGTTTGCCGATAATTGGTATTATTATGCCGACTATCCGGAGTTGGATGCTAAGGCAATTGAGTTGTTCTTCGAGAACATCAACTTGACCATGTGGTTCATTCTGCCCAACAAGCGTAGCGGTCTCCAGCAGCTGGAACAGCAACTCAAAGGCGTGGACTTCAAGCTGCTCGAGGAGCGCTGGCAATGGCAAAGTGTCGCCGTCTATTTGCCCAAGTTCAAGTTTGAATTCGACACGGATCTAAAGCCCACACTCAATAAA TTGGGCATCAATGCCATGTTCTCGGCGGGAGCTGACTTCAGCAACATCTTCGAAGAGTCGCCTATTGGCACTCGCATCACTAAATTGCAGCACAAGACCTTCATCGATGTTAATGAGATTGGCTGCGAGGCAGCAGGCATCAGCT ATGCTGCTGGTGTTCCCATGTCGTTACCATTGGATCCCAAGACTTTTGTGGCCGATCATCCATTTGTGTTCATCATTCGCGATCAGCATGCGGTTTATTTCACGGGTCACATTGTCAAGTTCTAG
- the LOC132789614 gene encoding serine protease inhibitor 42Dd-like, with translation MALCLLLSLTIVVCCQASTTSSLDASVDRNLLAAQLYNAVGADHLNENIVISPAAIQTSMALAFYGAKGQTAIELKEGMRLGIGDGDQVAQRFGSYQQSLTRDNNLRLANNIYINENLEFKGAFRDVAQRQFDSNIDKLDFHPPYNKRTAEGINRAIATKTNDQIKDILKPELLNDRTEGVIVNGVTYSAPWQKAFKLDKTERRSFRTGSGQSVQVETMWTLQHFNYAEVRSLDAKVVELPYQNSEFSMLLVLPNRKDGLRALQQSLSGKNLLSELGEMSQQKVEVQLPKFSVTFGLSLEQPFKQLGITTMFSRSGDFGNMYRMFVSHFINSVEHKAHVEVSEAGLEQPIESGVLKSLFSRNKKFEADHPFVFAIKHKDSIVFMGHIANYAYV, from the exons ATGGCACTGTGCCTCTTAC TTTCCTTGACGATCGTTGTCTGCTGTCAGGCGAGCACTACATCCAGCTTGGATGCATCTGTGGATCGCAATCTCTTAGCAGCACAGCTCTACAATGCCGTGGGTGCGGACCATCTCAATGAAAACATTGTGATCTCACCGGCAGCGATACAGACCTCCATGGCATTGGCCTTCTATGGAGCCAAGGGACAGACAGCCATCGAGTTGAAGGAGGGCATGCGACTGGGCATCGGGGATGGCGATCAGGTTGCCCAGCGTTTTGGCAGCTACCAGCAATCGCTGACACGCGACAACAATCTGCGCCTGGCCAACAACATTTACATCAACGAGAATCTGGAGTTCAAGGGCGCCTTTCGTGATGTGGCCCAGCGTCAGTTCGACTCAAACATTGACAAACTAGATTTCCATCCGCCCTACAACAAGCGCACCGCTGAGGGCATCAATCGTGCCATTGCCACCAAGACCAACGATCAGATCAAGGACATACTCAAGCCAGAGCTGCTCAACGATCGCACCGAGGGCGTCATTGTCAACGGTGTCACTTATTCGGCACCCTGGCAAAAGGCCTTCAAGCTGGACAAAACCGAGCGTCGCTCCTTCCGCACTGGCAGCGGTCAGTCCGTTCAGGTGGAGACCATGTGGACACTGCAGCACTTCAACTATGCCGAGGTTCGTAGTCTGGATGCCAAGGTCGTGGAGCTGCCGTATCAGAACTCAGAGTTCTCCATGCTGTTAGTGCTACCCAATCGCAAGGATGGACTTCGGGCACTGCAACAGAGTCTGTCTGGCAAGAATCTGCTTAGCGAACTGGGTGAAATGTCGCAGCAGAAGGTCGAGGTGCAGCTGCCCAAGTTCAGCGTTACTTTTGGACTCAGTCTGGAGCAGCCCTTCAAGCAG TTGGGCATTACGACCATGTTCTCACGTTCTGGCGACTTTGGCAACATGTACCGCATGTTTGTCAGTCATTTTATTAACAGCGTCGAGCACAAGGCTCATGTTGAGGTCTCTGAGGCAGGCTTGGAGCAGCCCATCGAGTCCGGAG TTCTGAAGAGTCTGTTCTCGCGCAACAAGAAATTCGAAGCCGATCATCCATTTGTGTTCGCCATTAAGCACAAAGACTCCATTGTCTTTATGGGCCACATCGCCAACTATGCCTATGTGTAA
- the LOC132789613 gene encoding antichymotrypsin-2 — protein MSCKYSSTALLLLLASCCLCLQSGTVASTGIYARINNVVFATRGWASNEPSGIQTRSGVGPPLAASAPAAQAADLQRPQVEQSTYNGERQTARQGAAAPRSDQAPTPAPVVLTGQGSVDREIAPAGPTRPPPQLNNRERFSSVLFQPIALSNQRRNVVYSPSSVHAMLALLYCVSSGQTADELRRAGQFVDDRNSVGKDFERLNAQLQQLDGAQLIVANKLFYNREHSSLNPDFRRYANQLYGTDIEAVDMRRAANTASKINAWGADATRQKIRELVSASDIDEQTHALLVNAIYFKARWATEFSSMDTNPEKFRVSNNAVVTVPMMYNDDIFPYADLPELNAKALELPYAGTQATMLLILPNEVEGLPQLERMLANPNNDLNVIASRLRRETVTVRLPKFRIEMEQDLMRPLQQLRVNRMFTVDSEIDAMLMKKVTVSKFLQKAYIDVNEAGSEAAAASYAKFVPLSLPLKSREFTADHPFIFAIRTPETVLFIGHVVLPTQPTGAQ, from the exons ATGTCGTGCAAATAct CTTCCACagcattgttgctgctcctggcCAGCTGCTGCCTGTGTCTGCAAAGCGGAACTGTCGCCTCCACAGGCATCTATGCCCGCATCAACAACGTAGTGTTCGCCACCCGTGGCTGGGCATCCAACGAACCCAGTGGCATTCAAACCAGATCCGGCGTAGGTCCTCCATTGGCAGCTTCGGCTCCAGCAGCGCAAGCTGCAGACTTACAGCGTCCACAGGTGGAACAATCAACCTACAATGGAGAGCGCCAGACTGCACGCCAAGGAGCGGCTGCTCCACGTTCCGATCAAGCTCCAACTCCCGCACCCGTTGTGCTCACTGGTCAAGGCAGCGTCGACCGCGAGATTGCTCCCGCGGGTCCTACGCGTCCGCCACCACAACTCAACAATCGTGAACGCTTCAGCTCTGTGCTATTTCAGCCCATCGCTCTCAGCAATCAGCGCAGGAATGTGGTCTACTCGCCTTCCTCCGTTCATGCCATGCTCGCTCTGCTCTATTGCGTGTCCAGTGGCCAAACAGCCGATGAACTACGTCGCGCCGGTCAATTTGTCGATGATCGCAACTCCGTGGGCAAAGATTTTGAGCGTTTAAACGCTCAACTTCAGCAACTGGATGGAGCTCAGTTGATTGTGGCCAACAAATTGTTCTATAACCGTGAACACTCCAGCCTGAATCCCGACTTCAGACGCTATGCCAATCAATTATATGGCACCGACATTGAGGCTGTGGACATGAGGCGTGCAGCGAACACAGCGAGCAAGATCAATGCCTGGGGAGCGGATGCCACGAGGCAAAAGATACGTGAGCTCGTCAGCGCGTCGGACATTGATGAACAGACACATGCGTTGCTGGTTAATGCCATCTACTTCAAGGCCCGCTGGGCCACCGAATTCTCTTCGATGGACACCAACCCGGAGAAGTTCCGCGTGAGCAACAACGCCGTCGTCACAGTGCCCATGATGTACAACGATGACATTTTCCCCTATGCCGATCTCCCCGAGCTAAATGCCAAGGCATTGGAGTTGCCCTATGCTGGCACTCAGGCCACCATGCTGCTGATACTGCCCAACGAGGTGGAAGGTCTGCCCCAGCTGGAGCGTATGCTGGCCAATCCCAACAATGATCTGAATGTGATTGCCTCGCGTTTGCGTCGCGAAACGGTCACAGTGCGTCTGCCCAAGTTCCGCATTGAGATGGAGCAGGATTTGATGCGTCCACTGCAGCAGCTACGCGTGAATCGCATGTTCACCGTTGACTCTGAGATCGATGCTATGCTCATGAAAAAGGTGACAGTGTCGAAGTTCTTGCAGAAGGCTTACATCGATGTGAACGAGGCTGGCTCTGAAGCAGCCGCCGCTTCCT ATGCCAAATTTGTGCCGCTTTCGCTGCCGCTGAAATCGCGCGAATTCACTGCCGATCATCCCTTCATCTTTGCCATTCGCACACCGGAGACAGTGCTCTTCATTGGCCATGTGGTGCTGCCTACACAGCCGACTGGAGCGCAGTGA